CGTTTATACTGCTGACGCTGGTGAACTGCGGTGCCTTGTTGGAACAGCGCAAATGGATTTGCTATCTGGAATATTCGCGTTTGCTGGTCACGATTGGCTTTCTGCTGCACCTTGCGGGGATACTCGAATGGATCATACTGCCCATGTTTCTGATTGTGGTTGCCGAGCGCGTGTTCAATGTAAGCCGCCGTTACAACCGCTTATTGTTAGAGGAAACGGCCTAACTCCATTTAACGGATGTCATCGTCAGCGATCCGCCCACGGCCCGGTCGTTGAAAATCTCGGGCGTGTCTTTTGCGTCCGCCAGCGCGGCGGCGTACAGCAACGGATAGTAGTGATCGGGTGTCGGAATGGCGAGTGCCGCGGCCTGTCCGAATTGCTCATACTGCACCAGGGAACGGTGGTCGCCTGTGCGGATGGCGTTCTTCAACCGTTCGTTCAGCTCCAGCGCCCAGTCGTAACCATATTCGGGTTCCGAAAGTTTGTCCCACGCCACCATACGAAGGTTGTGCACCATGTTGCCGCTTCCGATAATCAATACGCCTTTCTGGCGCAACTGCCGCAGTTCCGTTGCCAATTGGTAGTGGTAGTCGGCCGGTTTGGCATAATCGATGCTGAACTGCAGGACGGGGATATCGGCGTCGGGATACATATGCCGTACGATCGACCAGGTGCCGTGGTCGAGTCCCCATTCGTGGTCGAGTCCCACTTCCGTCATCGTCACACCCGTTGACAGGGCATTGGCCAGCGCGGGTTCGCCGGGTGCCGGATAGTTGACGTCGAATAAGGCTTTCGGGAATCCGCGGAAATCGTGTATCGTGGGGGGCGCGTCCATGGCGGTGACAAAGCTACCGCGTGTGAGCCAGTGGGCCGAGATGACCAAAACGGCGCTGGGTCGGGGCATGGTGTGCGCCAGACGTTGCCATTCTGCTGAAAATACATTGTCTTCAATGGCATTCATCGGTGAGCCGTGTCCGATAAAGAACACCGGCATACGCCTGGCCTCAGACCGCCATCCGGATTGCCATTGGTAAAAAGAATCGAGGGTCATTACACCAAATAGATGCCGTCGTCGCGCAGGGTTACGAGCTTATCGCGGTATAAAGCGCCCACGGCTTTTTTGAAGGTTTTCTTACTCATCTGCAGCACGGAACGGATGTCATCCGGATCGGAGTTATCGGTCAGTTTCAACACACCGCGTCCGTTTCGAAGCCGGTCGAGTATTTTTTGCGCGTTGGGTTCGATGGCGGCGTATCCCTGGGGTTGTAACGCCACATCGAGTTTGTTATCGGGTCGGATGGCTTTGATGTAGCCCTTCCGGCGGTCACCGGTGCGGACACGTTCGTCGAAGACTTCGTTTTTATAAACGAGTCCTTTGTGCTTTCCGTTGACGATGACATTGATGCCGGCCTCGGTAATATGTGAAATGACGAGTTCGACCTCGTCGCCTTTCTCTACCGTCAATTCGTCGTTTGACAGTCGGCCGTTGGTTTTAGACGTGCCCACCAATCGGTTGGTCTTCTCATCGAGGTAGA
This genomic interval from Flavobacterium sp. HJ-32-4 contains the following:
- the ygiD gene encoding 4,5-DOPA dioxygenase extradiol; protein product: MTLDSFYQWQSGWRSEARRMPVFFIGHGSPMNAIEDNVFSAEWQRLAHTMPRPSAVLVISAHWLTRGSFVTAMDAPPTIHDFRGFPKALFDVNYPAPGEPALANALSTGVTMTEVGLDHEWGLDHGTWSIVRHMYPDADIPVLQFSIDYAKPADYHYQLATELRQLRQKGVLIIGSGNMVHNLRMVAWDKLSEPEYGYDWALELNERLKNAIRTGDHRSLVQYEQFGQAAALAIPTPDHYYPLLYAAALADAKDTPEIFNDRAVGGSLTMTSVKWS
- a CDS encoding S1 RNA-binding domain-containing protein, whose product is MLEVGRINTLTILRDTSVGLFLGNGEEEVLLPRKYLTPSMKPGETLDVFIYLDHEERPVATTLEPYIQLDDFAYLRVNHINRFGAFMDWGLEKDLFVPFREQARPMEEGKRYLVYLYLDEKTNRLVGTSKTNGRLSNDELTVEKGDEVELVISHITEAGINVIVNGKHKGLVYKNEVFDERVRTGDRRKGYIKAIRPDNKLDVALQPQGYAAIEPNAQKILDRLRNGRGVLKLTDNSDPDDIRSVLQMSKKTFKKAVGALYRDKLVTLRDDGIYLV